One Brassica napus cultivar Da-Ae chromosome C2, Da-Ae, whole genome shotgun sequence DNA window includes the following coding sequences:
- the LOC125582188 gene encoding uncharacterized protein LOC125582188 has protein sequence MDQHQNQPQDGEGIGQGAANFRPQHPQRQTRAIGTHDEPNIHGHRAGIRAPAVENNNFEIKSSLINMIQSNKYHGLALEEPLDHLDNFDKLCGTTKINGVSEDAFKLRFFSFSLGDKAHTWEKSLLRDSITTWDECKKVFVTKFFSTSRTAKLRNEISGFHQRNLEGFGEAWERFNSYISQCPHHGFNMESLLSTFYKGALPKFRSQLDTASNGFFLGRTEADALELVENMAKIDSVYSDEHGRSNRGSGGDDTNTKRELKALQDKMDLLLSDRAKQEKVNFVGEQKQEEVVVVHEVDGLEGQEELCFVNANGTWYKKEPNFQYNNYQQKPFYNNQQGGYQVRQNYSQGFSSKGNQSTQGQVGSSTSAPQESSTDAMLKQILESQTRSEKHIGYELKNLHTKVDGSYNDLNNKFLQLSSHFKALENQFASMPSTSKRLMHDFSRV, from the coding sequence ATGGATCAACATCAGAATCAGCCTCAAGATGGAGAGGGCATTGGCCAAGGAGCTGCAAACTTTAGGCCACAACACCCACAGCGCCAAACTAGAGCTATTGGCACACATGATGAACCCAATATCCATGGGCATAGAGCAGGCAtcagagcaccagctgtggaaaacaacaactttgagatcaagtcaagCTTGATAAACATGATCCAGAGCAACAAGTACCATGGTCTTGCCTTGGAGGAACCACTAGACCACTTGGATAATTTTGATAAGCTGTGTGGAACAACAAAGATCAATGGTGTCTCTGAAGATGCATTCAAGTTAAGGTTTTTTTcattctctttgggagacaaagcTCACACATGGGAGAAGAGCCTTTTAAGAGATTCAATCACTAcatgggatgagtgcaagaaaGTTTTCGtcaccaagttcttctctacttcaagaactgctaagctaaGGAATGAAATCTCTGGATTTCATCAAAGGAATCttgaaggctttggagaagcATGGGAAAGGTTCAACAGTTACATCTCTCAATGTCCTCATCATGGCTTCAATATGGAGAGTTTGCTTAGTACTTTCTACAAAGGTGCTTTGCCAAAATTTAGAAGCCAGCTTGATACTGCtagcaatggtttcttcttggggagaactgaagCAGATGCTTTGGAGCTTGTAGAGAATATGGCTAAGATTGATTCAGTCTACAGTGATGAGCATGGTAGAAGCAACAGAGGCAGTGGAGGTGATGATACAAATACAAAGAGAGAGTTGAAGGCTCTACAAGATAAGATGGATTTGCTTCTTTCGGATAGAGCCAAACAAGAGAAAGTAAACTTTGTTGGTGAGCAGAAACAAGAGGAGGTAGTTGTGGTTCATGAAGTTGATGGTCTAGAAGGTCAAGAAGAGCTATGTTTTGTGAATGCTAATGGGACATGGTACAAGAAGGAgcctaactttcagtacaacaattACCAACAAAAGcccttctacaacaaccaacaaGGTGGTTACCAAGTTAGGCAAAACTACTCTCAAGGCTTCTCTTCCAAAGGAAATCAGTCTACACAAGGCCAAGTTGGATCTTCTACTTCTGCTCCACAAGAGAGTAGCACTGACGCAATGTTGAAACAGATCTTGGAGTCCcaaactagaagtgagaagcacatTGGATATGAGCTGAAGAACCTTCACACCAAagttgatggaagctacaatgacctcaacaacaagttcctACAACTCTCCTCTCACTTCAAGGCTTTGGAGAATCAGTTTGCCTCTATGCCTTCAACCTCCAAGCGCCTGATGCATGACTTTTCAAGGGTCTAA